The following coding sequences lie in one Arachis ipaensis cultivar K30076 chromosome B05, Araip1.1, whole genome shotgun sequence genomic window:
- the LOC107642474 gene encoding RING-H2 finger protein ATL8: MTRTLRSLTSTADNATVVAAAPPPEAVALESDFVVILAALLCALICVVGLVAVARCAWLRRGSAAGASPRQALANKGLKKKVLQSLPKFAYVDGGDPESGFGSGAGWMVTAECAICLSDFAAGDEIRVLPQCGHGFHVACIDTWLGSHSSCPSCRQVLAVARCQKCGRFPATGAGSSAARAAINEPELKSREDDNAVFNDNTNNSNSNSGGFSCNSNSSSSNTNNNSGFLP; the protein is encoded by the coding sequence ATGACACGTACTCTTAGATCCCTCACATCCACAGCCGACAACGCCACCGTCGTTGCCGCCGCTCCGCCGCCCGAGGCTGTGGCTCTTGAATCCGACTTCGTCGTCATCCTCGCAGCTCTCCTCTGCGCCCTCATATGCGTCGTCGGTCTTGTCGCCGTCGCCAGGTGCGCCTGGCTCCGCCGAGGCTCCGCCGCCGGAGCCTCACCGCGTCAGGCTCTCGCCAACAAAGGATTGAAGAAGAAGGTTCTCCAGTCGTTACCGAAATTCGCCTACGTTGACGGAGGAGATCCAGAATCCGGATTCGGTAGCGGTGCCGGGTGGATGGTGACGGCGGAGTGCGCGATCTGCCTTTCGGATTTTGCCGCCGGCGATGAGATCCGCGTGTTGCCGCAGTGTGGCCACGGGTTCCACGTGGCCTGCATAGACACGTGGCTTGGATCACACTCTTCTTGCCCTTCGTGCCGACAGGTTTTAGCGGTTGCGAGGTGCCAGAAGTGCGGGAGGTTTCCCGCCACCGGAGCTGGAAGCTCCGCCGCAAGAGCGGCGATCAATGAACCTGAGCTGAAGTCGAGAGAAGACGACAATGCCGTTTTTAACGATAACACTAATAACAGTAACAGTAATAGCGGCGGTTTCAGCTGTAATAGCAACAGTAGTAGTAGCAACACCAACAATAATAGTGGTTTCTTGCCTTGA